A genome region from Bradyrhizobium guangzhouense includes the following:
- a CDS encoding helix-turn-helix domain-containing protein, whose product MSSPKSNAALERLGHDLRSARLRRRVAVADLAARAGTSPSTIARLEKGDPGVAVGTLADVLVSLGLIENLADLVDIRKDDLGLALTSERLPQRGRSYAARLRKQERQGDKDGKNEPDDVDPNGVAF is encoded by the coding sequence ATGAGTTCGCCCAAATCCAATGCCGCGCTTGAACGTCTTGGTCACGACCTTCGATCGGCTCGCCTGCGCCGTCGTGTGGCTGTGGCCGACTTGGCTGCGCGCGCGGGTACGTCGCCTAGCACCATCGCACGCCTGGAAAAAGGCGATCCGGGAGTCGCCGTAGGCACGCTCGCGGACGTGCTCGTCTCTCTCGGGCTTATCGAGAATCTCGCCGATCTCGTCGATATACGGAAAGACGATCTGGGTTTGGCGTTGACGTCGGAGCGGTTGCCGCAGCGCGGTCGATCGTACGCTGCAAGGCTGCGCAAGCAGGAGAGGCAGGGCGACAAGGACGGGAAAAACGAACCGGACGATGTTGATCCGAACGGCGTGGCCTTCTGA
- a CDS encoding ABC transporter permease, protein MSSQAVRSESEIGSVPSILEGGRKFGAALLALGIALLLLAIWQLSSQYRLVSALILPSPALVAGALYEGVVGGRFLNDILVTFNETVLGFLFGTVVAITLGATFAYSGLLRRAGYPYVIAVQTFPKIAIAPLLIAWFGYGIGPKVIISALLAFFPVFTATLAGFTEVNSDMIDLLRSMKATRLQELRKLRLPFAMAFIVPSLDVAIVLALLGAIAAELVGGAAGLGQVIQQKSFTGDIAAVYAVLALTAAIGISLRSIVRTVTRALQSMAWG, encoded by the coding sequence GTGTCCAGCCAGGCCGTGAGAAGCGAATCCGAGATCGGCTCAGTCCCCTCGATCCTAGAGGGGGGCCGAAAATTCGGAGCAGCACTGCTAGCGCTCGGCATTGCGCTGCTGCTTCTCGCTATCTGGCAACTCTCGTCCCAATATCGACTTGTGTCCGCTCTGATCCTCCCGAGCCCAGCTCTGGTAGCGGGCGCGCTCTACGAAGGCGTGGTCGGCGGACGCTTCCTGAACGACATCCTCGTGACATTCAACGAAACCGTACTTGGCTTCCTGTTTGGAACGGTCGTCGCCATCACTCTGGGGGCGACGTTCGCATATTCGGGGCTCCTGCGGCGTGCCGGCTATCCCTACGTCATTGCTGTTCAGACGTTCCCGAAGATCGCTATCGCTCCCTTGCTGATAGCCTGGTTCGGATACGGCATAGGACCGAAGGTCATCATTTCGGCTCTACTCGCCTTCTTTCCGGTATTCACCGCTACACTTGCCGGATTCACTGAAGTGAACTCGGACATGATCGATCTGCTGCGATCGATGAAGGCGACGCGGCTACAAGAACTTCGCAAATTGAGGCTGCCCTTCGCGATGGCTTTCATCGTGCCTTCTCTCGATGTGGCCATCGTGCTGGCTTTGCTCGGAGCAATCGCTGCCGAACTGGTCGGCGGAGCCGCAGGTCTGGGGCAGGTCATTCAACAAAAGTCGTTCACGGGCGACATAGCGGCCGTTTATGCGGTCCTCGCTCTCACGGCCGCAATCGGCATAAGCCTTAGAAGCATCGTCAGGACGGTGACCCGAGCTCTTCAGTCAATGGCGTGGGGCTGA
- a CDS encoding MmgE/PrpD family protein, which produces MTVIEHLAKWGSEAPFEHSRAARDVARHAVEDVIACIIAGSNDLGASNVRKMVYASDSAGPGTVVGEEKAVLPQLAALANGTAGHALDYDDTFLPGVNHASSVLVSALMALGEQAGSSGAELIDAYLVGLELQFAVGSGVMRSHYDFGWHSTSTIGCIGAAGACARLLKLDARRFAHALSLGTSMASGCKVQFGSMAKPLHAGLAAQHAIEAAQLAAAGVEGRLNALEGGMGFLELFGGKGPAGWGKNIEKLGAPMTAESRGLMFKRYPCCASTHRVLDAFFELRAQEKFEADEVESINTLIGYGNSRNLMYTNPVSEMEARFSMQYCMAVALVDGAPKLSHFTPQSVKQEKYRRLFGLTTVSCYDPAEEQKNVDLMRPHVITVKLKNGRSLERSRDLPVGTLKYPFSLDDRKAKFDDCCKSRLDKVSSDRLFEAINNIESEGHLSRFTGLLRFGAKANHAFRTSSFA; this is translated from the coding sequence ATGACGGTCATCGAGCATCTTGCAAAGTGGGGGTCCGAAGCGCCCTTCGAACATTCAAGGGCAGCGCGAGACGTCGCTCGGCACGCTGTTGAAGACGTAATTGCCTGCATCATAGCGGGATCCAACGATCTCGGCGCCTCTAACGTCCGCAAGATGGTGTACGCCTCCGATAGTGCCGGTCCTGGCACGGTCGTCGGAGAGGAGAAGGCCGTGTTGCCGCAGCTGGCGGCGCTCGCAAATGGAACGGCCGGCCATGCATTGGACTATGACGATACGTTCCTTCCGGGCGTCAATCACGCCAGTTCGGTTCTCGTCTCGGCCCTCATGGCGCTTGGCGAGCAAGCGGGATCCTCGGGCGCCGAATTAATCGATGCCTATTTGGTCGGTCTAGAGCTCCAATTCGCGGTCGGCAGCGGTGTGATGCGTAGCCACTACGATTTTGGTTGGCACTCCACTTCGACGATCGGGTGCATCGGAGCCGCCGGCGCCTGCGCGCGGCTTCTCAAGCTGGATGCCAGGCGCTTCGCGCATGCGCTCAGCCTCGGGACGAGTATGGCGTCTGGGTGCAAGGTCCAGTTTGGCAGCATGGCAAAGCCTCTGCACGCCGGGCTTGCCGCTCAGCACGCCATCGAGGCGGCCCAATTGGCCGCGGCCGGCGTCGAGGGACGGCTGAATGCGCTTGAAGGAGGGATGGGCTTTCTCGAATTGTTCGGCGGCAAAGGACCGGCTGGCTGGGGAAAAAACATCGAGAAACTGGGCGCGCCGATGACGGCGGAGTCTCGCGGTCTCATGTTCAAACGCTATCCGTGTTGCGCCTCGACGCACCGGGTTCTAGACGCGTTCTTCGAGCTAAGGGCGCAAGAGAAGTTCGAGGCCGACGAGGTCGAAAGCATCAACACGCTAATTGGATACGGTAACTCGCGAAATCTGATGTACACAAATCCAGTCTCCGAAATGGAGGCTAGATTCTCTATGCAATATTGCATGGCCGTGGCTCTTGTCGACGGTGCTCCGAAGCTCAGTCACTTCACGCCGCAATCCGTCAAGCAGGAAAAATACCGTCGACTTTTCGGACTGACAACCGTCAGTTGCTACGATCCTGCGGAGGAGCAGAAGAACGTCGACCTAATGCGTCCTCATGTCATTACCGTCAAGTTGAAGAATGGCCGGTCGCTGGAACGGTCGCGGGATCTTCCGGTCGGTACCCTCAAATACCCGTTTAGCCTCGACGACCGCAAAGCAAAATTCGACGATTGCTGCAAATCTAGATTGGACAAGGTATCCTCCGATAGGCTCTTCGAGGCCATCAACAATATCGAGAGCGAAGGGCATCTGTCCCGGTTCACCGGTTTGCTGCGATTCGGAGCAAAGGCAAACCACGCTTTCCGCACTTCGAGCTTCGCGTGA
- a CDS encoding ABC transporter substrate-binding protein: MPFGTIEWRKSLRLVGCLAVAANLSVFVCGATQAESLKEVTFASSDTALSIGSAPYSSLQPTLKLPEKYAGVTVKFQPTAGATAAVQAVSNGNAFYTLVALASFLPLARQDPNLVIVSFDPGNSLRVIVPPDSPVKGPLDLKGKVIGVGSFGTAAYPYGKAILKEAGLDPDKDVTFLPVGLGAPAADALKSGKIQAFAGFDSPNAVIGNLLGVKMRDVPSPLNDLVGMVGMVVTRSEIEKHPKVVAGLCRALYESFFFAEGNIEGTVRNHFKVYPGQLPSNKPLDEAVREGEVILRAKLDVVNHRGAGGIIGYQELPTVQHTVDKLYENGILPERMEISKYADQRFKNDCGGFDPAELRAQARAWKPQ; the protein is encoded by the coding sequence ATGCCTTTCGGCACGATTGAATGGAGGAAGTCCTTGCGTTTAGTAGGTTGTTTGGCGGTTGCAGCCAATCTGTCCGTCTTCGTCTGTGGTGCGACGCAAGCCGAGAGTCTGAAGGAAGTGACCTTCGCATCCTCGGATACAGCATTGAGCATCGGGTCCGCGCCTTACTCATCGCTCCAGCCCACCTTGAAGTTGCCGGAGAAGTACGCGGGGGTGACGGTCAAGTTTCAACCTACCGCTGGCGCGACGGCTGCGGTGCAGGCCGTAAGCAACGGCAATGCATTCTATACTTTGGTGGCGTTAGCGTCCTTCTTGCCGCTCGCCCGTCAAGACCCGAACCTTGTTATCGTCTCGTTCGACCCCGGCAATTCTCTCCGGGTGATTGTGCCCCCCGATAGTCCGGTGAAGGGTCCCTTAGACCTGAAAGGTAAAGTTATTGGAGTCGGTAGTTTTGGCACGGCGGCCTATCCGTATGGCAAGGCTATCCTCAAGGAAGCCGGCCTCGATCCCGACAAGGACGTGACCTTCCTGCCGGTCGGTCTCGGAGCACCAGCGGCGGACGCTTTGAAAAGCGGCAAGATCCAGGCTTTCGCGGGGTTCGATAGCCCGAACGCGGTGATCGGAAATCTCCTCGGCGTGAAGATGAGAGACGTGCCGTCCCCGCTGAACGATCTCGTTGGTATGGTCGGTATGGTTGTCACCCGCAGTGAAATCGAAAAGCATCCGAAGGTGGTCGCAGGCCTGTGCCGTGCGCTCTACGAATCGTTCTTCTTCGCCGAAGGAAACATCGAAGGGACCGTGCGCAATCACTTTAAGGTCTATCCTGGCCAGCTCCCATCGAACAAACCACTTGATGAAGCGGTCCGGGAAGGCGAGGTCATCCTGAGAGCCAAGCTCGACGTCGTGAACCACAGAGGAGCCGGTGGCATCATCGGCTACCAGGAACTGCCGACCGTTCAGCACACCGTCGACAAGCTGTACGAGAACGGAATCCTTCCGGAGCGGATGGAAATATCAAAGTACGCGGACCAACGGTTCAAGAACGATTGTGGCGGTTTCGATCCCGCTGAGCTCCGGGCGCAGGCCCGCGCTTGGAAACCGCAATAG
- a CDS encoding type II toxin-antitoxin system HipA family toxin, which produces MTEYYAQVALGEGLTRVGELRFTQTGPRQFSIFTYDPAWAKDPRAFALQPNMPFEGGPFHASAQSGNSREALAGVFSDAAPDSWGRRLLERAYGNGLSEFEYLTLSDDTCRQGALRFIDEHGKIITGKANEAVPRLLDLEAITAIARAYEQGKEISPADMQALAGAGGSGGARPKANVRDGDVLWLAKFTSVHDQHPIEQVEVATLNLARMCGIRIPEVRLELADTKFPVALVQRFDRRGRARIPYISARTALGKTGLELGSYTEIVDFMRTSAPDPQVDFEELYRRMVFTILVSNKDDHLKNHGFLYVGSGRWRLSPMFDVNPAPDRNPHLETAIMEGGTHDRSIKLALEACEFFEITDANARKIIRDTAQRVSDGWRETFRRAGVGRAQSRDYEAAFVHDQSDTALGL; this is translated from the coding sequence ATGACTGAATACTACGCCCAAGTAGCCCTTGGCGAAGGCTTAACGCGAGTCGGTGAACTACGCTTCACGCAGACCGGGCCTCGTCAATTTTCGATCTTCACCTATGACCCGGCCTGGGCGAAGGATCCGCGTGCTTTCGCATTGCAGCCGAACATGCCCTTTGAGGGCGGGCCGTTTCATGCGTCGGCGCAGTCTGGCAATTCGCGCGAGGCGCTTGCTGGCGTCTTCTCCGATGCTGCGCCCGACAGCTGGGGGCGCAGACTGCTTGAACGTGCCTATGGCAATGGCCTCTCTGAATTCGAATATCTCACACTGTCCGACGATACATGCCGGCAAGGTGCTCTGCGTTTCATCGATGAACATGGGAAGATCATTACCGGTAAGGCCAACGAAGCGGTACCGCGTCTTCTTGATCTAGAGGCGATCACGGCGATTGCCCGCGCCTACGAACAAGGCAAGGAGATTTCCCCTGCGGACATGCAAGCTCTTGCCGGAGCCGGCGGCTCGGGCGGGGCTCGGCCCAAAGCCAACGTTCGTGACGGCGACGTTCTCTGGCTTGCCAAGTTCACTTCCGTCCACGATCAGCACCCGATCGAACAGGTCGAGGTCGCGACGCTGAACCTTGCCAGGATGTGCGGCATCCGCATTCCAGAGGTCAGACTGGAACTCGCTGACACGAAATTTCCGGTCGCGCTGGTCCAGCGTTTCGATCGACGCGGCCGCGCCCGCATTCCCTACATCTCCGCCCGAACGGCGCTCGGGAAGACAGGCTTAGAGCTCGGTTCGTACACGGAGATTGTCGATTTCATGCGGACGTCAGCTCCGGATCCGCAAGTCGATTTTGAGGAGCTCTATCGGCGGATGGTCTTCACTATCCTTGTTTCGAACAAGGATGATCATCTGAAGAACCATGGCTTCCTGTACGTCGGTTCGGGACGGTGGCGTCTGTCGCCGATGTTCGATGTGAACCCGGCGCCCGATCGCAACCCGCATCTCGAGACGGCGATCATGGAAGGTGGCACGCACGACCGATCAATCAAGCTCGCCCTCGAGGCCTGCGAGTTTTTCGAAATCACCGACGCCAACGCGCGAAAGATCATCCGAGATACAGCTCAACGCGTGTCCGATGGATGGCGGGAAACTTTCCGACGGGCAGGGGTCGGCCGTGCCCAATCGCGCGACTACGAAGCCGCCTTCGTCCATGATCAGAGCGACACAGCGCTTGGTCTATAA
- a CDS encoding ABC transporter ATP-binding protein, which translates to MPTARSEDAAPSATGIDVRDVSKIFALGASEQTVALKPLSLTIRKGEFFSFIGPSGCGKTTLLRIIAGLTTPTTGGVFINGTQVTGPDSRIGMVFQKSTLLPWRTVLQNLLLPVEVTKSCSMQEARSRADRLLEMMGIAAFKNRSPDELSGGMQQRAAIARALITDPEILAMDEPFSALDEFTRERLNDELMGLQKSAQKTIIFVTHNISEAVFLSDRIGVMAPRPGRLDSIIEAQGFPAVRDASLRKKQEFFREVARARDAFDRLHL; encoded by the coding sequence GTGCCGACGGCACGCAGCGAAGACGCCGCGCCGTCGGCTACCGGCATCGACGTTCGCGATGTATCGAAGATCTTCGCGCTCGGCGCTTCGGAACAGACCGTGGCGCTCAAGCCGCTTTCCCTCACGATCCGGAAGGGCGAGTTCTTCAGCTTCATCGGACCGTCGGGATGCGGCAAGACAACCTTGCTCCGCATCATCGCCGGCCTCACCACCCCCACGACAGGTGGCGTTTTCATAAATGGCACGCAAGTGACCGGACCGGATTCACGGATCGGTATGGTCTTCCAGAAGTCCACGCTTCTACCCTGGCGAACGGTTCTTCAGAATCTTCTCCTTCCCGTCGAGGTGACGAAATCATGCTCGATGCAAGAGGCGAGATCGCGGGCCGATCGCCTGCTTGAGATGATGGGAATTGCCGCTTTCAAAAATCGCTCGCCAGACGAGTTATCCGGCGGCATGCAACAACGAGCGGCGATAGCTCGGGCGTTGATCACAGATCCCGAAATCCTGGCCATGGACGAGCCCTTCAGCGCGCTCGACGAATTCACGCGTGAGCGCCTGAACGATGAACTGATGGGTCTGCAAAAGAGCGCGCAAAAGACCATCATCTTCGTCACGCACAACATATCCGAAGCGGTCTTTCTGTCTGATCGCATCGGAGTGATGGCCCCAAGACCCGGGCGCTTAGACAGCATCATCGAAGCGCAGGGCTTTCCCGCTGTGAGGGACGCCTCACTCCGGAAGAAGCAAGAATTTTTCCGGGAGGTGGCGAGAGCCCGGGATGCCTTCGATAGGCTTCATTTGTGA
- a CDS encoding ABC transporter substrate-binding protein, with the protein MSINSSDHSITHRLAASLFAAVVTLSTAAASFAADTVVLRVGDQKGGKRSLLEISGYAKDLPYKIEWSEFPAAAPILEALNAGALDVGYTGDLSFLSVYAAGAPIKAIGGTRSDAKTQAILVRQDSPIKSAADLKGKRLAGTRGGWGQFLIDATLEKAQIKLDEATFAPLGPVDAKVALVAGSVDAWAVWEPYVSFATLKDKARVIADGDGLTPTITFIVASDNAIATKRAAVQDLVQRLNKARLWSLDHIAEYARSTAELTKLPEDVLISAYTAQRTSPIVIDEGVVKEVQEASDRSTRYGILPKTLDVSKAVDRSFTAAAAGSN; encoded by the coding sequence ATGAGCATCAACTCTTCGGACCATTCGATCACGCACCGCCTGGCGGCCTCTCTGTTCGCCGCGGTCGTCACCTTGTCGACGGCAGCCGCGTCGTTCGCGGCCGATACAGTCGTGCTGCGCGTCGGCGACCAGAAAGGCGGTAAACGCTCGCTACTCGAGATCTCGGGTTATGCGAAGGACCTGCCTTACAAGATCGAATGGTCGGAATTCCCGGCGGCAGCTCCCATTCTGGAAGCGCTCAACGCCGGCGCGCTCGACGTCGGCTACACGGGCGATCTGTCTTTCCTCTCCGTCTATGCAGCGGGCGCGCCGATCAAGGCGATCGGCGGCACGCGGTCGGATGCCAAGACGCAGGCGATCCTGGTTCGTCAGGATTCACCGATCAAGTCGGCCGCCGACCTCAAGGGCAAGCGCCTCGCTGGTACGCGCGGCGGCTGGGGCCAGTTCCTGATCGATGCAACCCTGGAGAAGGCGCAGATCAAGCTGGACGAGGCGACCTTCGCGCCTCTCGGCCCTGTCGATGCCAAGGTGGCACTGGTGGCGGGGTCAGTCGACGCCTGGGCGGTGTGGGAGCCCTATGTCTCATTCGCGACGTTGAAGGACAAGGCGCGCGTCATCGCCGACGGCGACGGCCTGACGCCGACCATCACCTTCATCGTCGCCTCCGACAATGCCATCGCCACCAAGCGCGCCGCGGTTCAGGACCTCGTGCAACGGCTGAACAAGGCACGGCTGTGGTCGCTGGACCATATTGCGGAATACGCCAGGAGCACGGCCGAGCTGACCAAGCTGCCGGAGGACGTGCTGATCTCGGCCTACACCGCGCAGCGCACCAGCCCGATTGTGATCGACGAGGGCGTGGTGAAAGAGGTGCAGGAAGCCTCCGACCGCTCGACCCGCTACGGCATCCTGCCGAAGACGCTCGACGTCAGCAAAGCCGTCGACCGCAGCTTCACGGCTGCTGCGGCGGGATCGAATTAG
- a CDS encoding enoyl-CoA hydratase/isomerase family protein gives MSGTEDLFVGRADGVVRLRLNRPEVGNALNPGLIAALTREVEEARRSCARLMIVESSGRNFCTGFDLSRLQEETDDTLLARFVRIEYCLQAIKNAPFPTLAIARGRAIGAGADLFCACAIRWILPGSSFVFPGANFGLVLGTSRLAEIVGAATAAEWIMGGATVDAQSALESGLAMKQIGYEDIERAVSSETARACRLDSSTHQSIWMAAASARSVRGETGDGFDMLRLIASASQVGLKERIASYRTASQSIWPVTSP, from the coding sequence GTGAGTGGGACGGAAGACCTTTTCGTCGGTCGCGCCGACGGTGTCGTGCGATTGCGCCTGAACCGACCGGAAGTAGGCAACGCCTTGAACCCAGGTTTGATCGCGGCCCTCACGCGCGAGGTAGAGGAGGCACGAAGATCGTGCGCCAGGCTTATGATCGTCGAGTCGAGTGGGCGCAACTTCTGCACTGGCTTTGATCTGTCGCGACTCCAGGAGGAAACAGACGATACGCTATTGGCAAGATTCGTCCGTATCGAATATTGTCTCCAGGCGATCAAGAATGCACCTTTCCCGACGTTGGCAATAGCCCGAGGGCGAGCGATCGGAGCCGGGGCCGACCTGTTCTGCGCCTGTGCCATCCGTTGGATCCTACCGGGGTCGTCGTTCGTCTTTCCGGGAGCGAATTTCGGCCTTGTCTTGGGTACCTCAAGGCTCGCCGAGATCGTCGGCGCCGCGACGGCCGCGGAATGGATCATGGGAGGGGCGACGGTCGATGCGCAATCCGCGCTGGAATCCGGCTTGGCTATGAAACAAATTGGCTACGAAGACATCGAAAGGGCAGTGTCTAGCGAGACCGCTCGCGCCTGTCGGCTAGATAGTTCGACGCATCAATCGATTTGGATGGCTGCAGCGAGTGCTCGCAGCGTTCGCGGAGAAACGGGTGACGGCTTCGACATGCTGAGGCTCATCGCGTCCGCTTCGCAGGTCGGCCTAAAGGAAAGAATAGCATCATACCGAACGGCAAGCCAATCGATCTGGCCCGTCACGTCACCTTGA
- a CDS encoding CaiB/BaiF CoA transferase family protein: MSSKPLPLDQVSVVEFCSTAAGPFASMLLSDMGASVIKVEPPNGDGLRQWPPLTEGFSENFASLNRNKKSIVLDLKNDEDNDIARRLVLDADVLIENNRPGVMERLGLGYPQFAAERPDLIYCSISAYGQTGPRADEGGFDLTIQAAAGVMSVTGESDGAPVKCGVPISDFASGLYAAFAVTSALVRVRAGGNGAHIDVPMFGCTLGIAALQTSEFFGTGLLPRRLGSAHPRNAPYQAYRAADGFFAIAAGNDGLWREVCRVVGRDYLVTDGRFLTTADRASNQHSLKELLEAVFETQPVDYWIGAFAKARVPHARINSYDAALGDPQTRHMGWIKELQLPGGRTTQTFASPLKFGGESFEIRSRPPLLGEHTKEFRDAYSRRQPDLNRVSTRSED; encoded by the coding sequence ATGTCGTCGAAGCCACTTCCCCTGGATCAGGTTAGCGTAGTCGAATTCTGCTCGACGGCAGCGGGGCCTTTCGCGTCCATGCTGCTCTCGGATATGGGAGCGAGCGTCATCAAGGTCGAACCGCCAAATGGAGATGGCTTACGCCAATGGCCGCCGTTGACAGAAGGATTTAGCGAGAACTTTGCCTCACTCAATCGCAACAAGAAATCGATCGTCCTGGATCTCAAGAATGATGAGGACAATGACATTGCGCGGCGGCTTGTGCTCGATGCCGACGTGCTGATCGAGAACAATCGTCCCGGCGTGATGGAGCGCTTGGGGCTCGGTTATCCGCAATTCGCCGCGGAGAGGCCGGATCTTATCTACTGCTCGATATCCGCATATGGTCAAACCGGACCTCGAGCCGACGAAGGTGGGTTTGATCTCACCATTCAGGCCGCTGCTGGCGTGATGAGCGTAACGGGCGAAAGCGATGGAGCGCCGGTCAAATGCGGAGTTCCGATCTCGGATTTTGCGTCGGGTCTATACGCCGCTTTTGCCGTGACCTCCGCTCTGGTGCGGGTTCGGGCGGGGGGCAACGGCGCTCACATAGACGTTCCGATGTTTGGCTGCACGTTGGGTATAGCCGCGTTACAGACAAGTGAATTTTTCGGGACTGGTCTGCTCCCCCGCAGATTGGGATCCGCCCACCCGCGTAATGCGCCCTACCAGGCTTATCGAGCGGCGGACGGCTTCTTCGCGATTGCGGCTGGCAACGACGGACTGTGGCGCGAGGTCTGTCGTGTCGTCGGACGCGACTATCTCGTCACCGATGGGCGTTTCCTTACCACCGCTGACAGGGCTTCGAACCAGCACTCCCTCAAGGAGCTGCTGGAGGCCGTATTCGAAACCCAGCCGGTCGATTACTGGATCGGAGCCTTCGCGAAGGCTCGTGTGCCTCATGCAAGGATTAATAGCTACGACGCGGCCCTTGGAGATCCTCAGACGCGCCACATGGGATGGATCAAAGAACTCCAGTTGCCGGGTGGACGAACGACGCAGACTTTCGCATCGCCCCTGAAGTTCGGCGGCGAAAGCTTTGAAATCCGGAGCCGACCGCCCCTGCTGGGTGAACATACAAAGGAGTTCCGTGACGCCTACAGCCGCAGGCAGCCGGACCTCAACCGAGTTTCAACAAGGTCGGAGGACTGA
- a CDS encoding thiamine pyrophosphate-dependent enzyme, producing the protein MIMKANVGNPEFDERYVLDRREAVPALVGGHKEFLFIAGLAGTARDVTSLVNDGPSAYGLGGAMGAATMMGLGLALARPDRTVIAFCGDGELLMNVGSLATIGVRNPPNLRIVCVDNGHYGETGYQRSHTSLGVDLEKIAVGSGIRRTLTIGTAAELPKGSKLLRESEDAVFILMRVKPTDPPKFKRTLDPAVCRVRFKAALADAARAGG; encoded by the coding sequence ATGATCATGAAAGCAAATGTTGGCAATCCGGAGTTCGACGAGCGCTACGTCCTTGATCGACGTGAGGCCGTTCCAGCGTTAGTGGGAGGTCACAAGGAGTTCCTGTTCATCGCGGGCTTGGCTGGCACCGCGCGCGATGTGACTTCGCTGGTGAACGATGGTCCGTCCGCCTATGGTCTCGGAGGGGCCATGGGGGCGGCGACGATGATGGGGTTGGGTCTCGCTCTCGCTCGTCCCGATCGTACCGTCATCGCCTTTTGCGGTGACGGAGAGTTGCTGATGAACGTCGGGTCCCTGGCCACCATCGGCGTCCGCAATCCTCCCAACTTGAGAATCGTTTGTGTCGACAACGGTCACTACGGCGAAACCGGCTACCAGCGCAGCCATACGAGTTTGGGCGTAGACCTTGAGAAGATCGCCGTCGGGTCCGGCATCAGGCGCACCCTGACTATCGGTACAGCAGCCGAGCTACCGAAAGGCAGCAAGTTGCTGCGGGAATCTGAAGATGCCGTCTTCATCTTGATGCGGGTCAAGCCCACCGATCCGCCGAAGTTTAAGCGAACTCTGGATCCGGCCGTGTGCCGCGTCCGTTTCAAGGCTGCTTTGGCGGATGCAGCTCGTGCGGGCGGCTGA
- a CDS encoding WGR domain-containing protein, translated as MLTIEPTLFGDTALVREWGRLGGHGQRRLDLFDGHVQRRLSPGSSARPVVVTYSGTFAWSRLRRAASGLIWRKSPIKVCQSNPKVFRIYSENCSIP; from the coding sequence GTGCTGACGATCGAGCCGACGCTGTTTGGCGATACAGCATTGGTGCGCGAATGGGGCCGCCTCGGTGGGCACGGCCAACGGCGGCTCGATCTGTTCGATGGGCACGTGCAGAGGCGCTTGAGTCCTGGTTCAAGCGCAAGACCCGTCGTGGTTACGTACAGCGGCACTTTCGCTTGGAGCCGGCTGCGACGTGCGGCAAGCGGTCTGATCTGGAGAAAATCTCCAATTAAAGTATGTCAAAGTAATCCGAAGGTATTTCGAATCTATTCCGAGAATTGCAGTATTCCATAG
- a CDS encoding cysteine dioxygenase: protein MSQKLLAFVAEVTRCVENVQDEVIVVSRVRKAMSELVSTDDWLPETMALSDPKFYQQHLLYGDPLDRFSVVSFVWGPGQQTPVHDHSVWGVIGMLRGSEINQRYGRTAYGMDPIGGSERLEPGDVEIVSEAVGDIHQVRNAFDDRVSISIHCYGGNIGRIRRHVFKDLGETQEFVSGYSNALTPNLWAPAQ from the coding sequence GTGAGCCAAAAGCTGCTTGCATTTGTGGCCGAGGTGACACGCTGTGTCGAAAACGTTCAGGACGAAGTCATAGTCGTTTCGCGCGTCAGGAAGGCGATGAGCGAGCTTGTGTCAACGGATGACTGGTTGCCTGAGACGATGGCGCTGTCCGATCCCAAATTCTATCAGCAACATCTGCTATATGGAGACCCTCTTGATCGCTTTTCGGTCGTGAGCTTCGTTTGGGGACCGGGCCAGCAGACGCCGGTCCATGACCATTCCGTGTGGGGTGTCATCGGCATGTTGCGAGGATCCGAGATCAACCAGAGGTACGGCCGGACGGCCTATGGGATGGACCCGATCGGTGGTTCCGAGCGACTGGAGCCAGGCGACGTGGAAATCGTGTCGGAAGCGGTTGGCGACATTCATCAAGTGCGAAATGCGTTCGATGACCGCGTGTCCATTAGTATCCACTGCTACGGTGGGAATATCGGGAGAATCCGACGTCATGTCTTCAAAGATCTCGGTGAGACCCAAGAGTTTGTCTCGGGTTATTCCAATGCTCTCACTCCCAACCTCTGGGCGCCAGCGCAGTGA